Below is a window of Planktothrix tepida PCC 9214 DNA.
TCAATGGCAATTTTTGTCTCTAATTGTAGTAACTCTTGCAATAAGCTTTGATATTGGGGAGATTGACTTAAGGCGGATGCGAGTAATGCTTGTTCGGGTTTTAATCCTAATTGTTGTTGTAAGGTTTGATATTGAGATTCCTGTTGCTGAAGTTGAGCTTGAGTTTCTAACTTTTGGGATTGTATTTGACTATTTTGTTGAGCTAAATATTGAGTTTGGAGTTGGGGGTCAATAAATTTATATTGTTGTTGTATTTTTTGAATTTCTTGCTGAAATTGCGGAATTTTTTTCTCTAATTGAGTAATTTGCTGTTGAATTAACTTGAATTGTTGTTCCCGATCTTGAGCCTTTTTATCTTCAGGAATACTATATTTTAAATAGCCCTCAGCAAGTTTTTCTAAAACAAATTGCACTTTCTGAGGTTCAGCATCTTGATAACTTACCTCTACAATTCGAGTTGCTTTTAACGGTTTAATTGAGAGAATATCATGTTTCCAAAAGGTTTGTCCTGTTGTTTTATTAAACAGAGAATCATAAGTCACTTCAGGATAGCGGGTTTGAATCGCTTTCAGAATTCCTGACATTAATTTAGGACTTTGTAAAATTTCGATTTGGGAATAATAATCTAAATCGGTCTTCCCCTCTACCTCAGAGGATTTAGGCTGAAGTTGAGGCTGAGATTCAACTAAAATTTGAAACGACCCTTTATATTCAGGAGTTTGATTAATTGTCCACAGATAAACTCCAGTAGTAACGGCTGTTGTCACTCCTAAAACCGCAATAGCTCGTTTCCATAAAACCTGCCAAAAATTAAATTTTTCTCCCGGATTATATTCCAAAGGATATAAATCTGCATCATAATATACAGGACTCCCGGACGGAATTCTTTCTACAGAATAGAGCGGTTTATTTTGAGGATGAGCAGCAGATAACCGAGATAATTTCCTAGTTTTCATCTTAATTTTGGGGGTAATTTCAACAATTTAAGTTTTGTAATTCGTAATTCTTAATTCGTAATTCCCTATTCCCTCTCCTAAAAAATATTAACAAACCGAAATAATCCCAAGAAATTGTTAATCGGACTTAAGGAATTTAACACTGTTCCTAAACCATCTCGGAAGGAAGCCCCCCCCGACCGACCGACAACAATAACATCATTATTTCTCAGCTTAGGATTCGTTTCTTCGTTTACTTGCGCCGATAAATTAATCGGAATTGGTCGTCGAGAAACTGTTCCATTGGGATGTAAGCGAATTAACTCCACCTCTTTCTTATTAGCACGAGATTCATTAAATCCCCCCGCCTCCACCAGCGCTTGATTCAGGGATGTATTCGGAGCAACACTTTTCGCCCCTGGAGAGACCACTTCACCCACAATACTAATTTTTAGCGTATCAGGAGAAAAACTCGCGGCGGCTACTTCTGCATTTTCTTCCGTTTCAGCCGTTGTCGCCGTGGGCACAATAATTGTATCTCCCTGTTGTAACATCGCATCTTGAGTGACATCTCCTTCCTGTAAAAGTTTCCACAGGTCAACCTGAATGTGTTGTTCTGTTCCCGTCCGGGTCAGACGTCTTACCTGAATATTTCTAATATCCGCTTGGGACGTAATTCCCCCCGCCACTTTCAAGGCTTGTGTTACAGTCAATATTCCCCCACTGGCCGTTGAAACAACACCTTCAGTTAATTGACCCGGTTCTGGGGAAACTTGGGGAATGGGTTCAGCCCTTAAGGTATGGGTTCCAGGGCGATTAACCGCCCCAACAACCGCTACATTAATCGGTTGATTGTTATTACTGGCAAAATTAGCCGTAACTAATTGGGAAGATTCCAGCGCATTGTGTTCTGTGGCGGTGGGAATATATATCGTGTCACCATCGCGCAAAGTAATATCCTGGCGTAAATCCCCCGTTTGTACCAATTCCCATAAATCCAAATTCAGAATTTTTTCTCCCCCATTTCCCAGAGAACGACGAATTTTCACCTGTCGAACATCCGCCGAGGCGGTAATTCCTCCGGCCATTTGCAAAACACGGGTAATGGTTGGTAAACGCCCCCCCATCTTCTGCACTTCTGGAGTCGCCATTAAGGAATTGTTCGTAGAGACGCGCCATGGCGCGTCTGTACTCGCAGACAACATATAAGACCCCGGACGTTGAACCTCTCCAGTCACAGCAATTTGTAGAGGACGGGCTGCGAGTAATTGCACCGTTAATAAAGGTCGTTGTAAATATTCCCCGTAGCGTTGTTGAACAATGGCGGTTACTTGGTCTAAGGTGAGCCCTTTCACCACCAAATTCCCAATTAAGGGCAAATTTACAGAACCATCAATTCCAACTTGATGCTGACCATTATTGCCACTATATTCAGGAACATTAAAAATATCCAGTTGGAGCAAATCTCCTGGCCCTAGGGTATAACCTTGGCTATCTTCAACGGGGAAATTTCCGGTTGATGGAGGAACCTGTATCGCTTGAGAAAAGGGCGATTGAGCCTGGGTTGTTGATGAATGTCCAACGATGACCGCAACGGTCACGAAAAACCCCCATAGGGTTAATTTGGGTTTTGAAAATAGAATTTTTGCCATTGAATCCAAATATTATGCGTAGTAAGCCCTTTAGGGCTTTTCCCCCATCTTTTGTATTCAGCCCTGAAGGGCTTACTACAAGAATTAACAAATCACCCTGACACTAAACCTGATTTTAACCGATAATTTTTATCGTTGTTTTTGTTAAAAAACTTCTCATGAATCAATTACAAGCGGATGTTTTAGTGGTTGGGGGAGGAACAGGGGGAACTGCGGCAGCATTACAAGCCGCTCGTCGAGGGGCAAAGACGATTTTAGTCAGTCAATGGTCAATGTTAGGAGGAATGTTAACATCTGGGGGAGTTCCAGCGCCGGATGGTAATGAATTAGTAGCATTTCAAACGGGAATTTGGGGGGCATTTCTCCGGGAATTAAACCAGCGTCAACCGGGAGGATTAGATTATGCTTGGGTGAGTTTCTTTACTTATCATCCCAAAATAGGAGCTAATATTTTAGCAGATTGGGTGAAAGCAGAACCTAATTTATTATGGATTTCAGGACAGTACCCTTTAGAAGTTGTTAAACAAGAAAATTCTATTACAGAGGTTCGATTTCAATCTTATATAATTAAAGCGAAAATCATCTTAGATGCAACAGAATTAGGCGACCTTTTAGAACTCGCTGAAATTCCCTATCGTTGGGGATGGGAATTACAAACTCAATGGCAAGAACCCAGCGCTCCTCTAGGAGAATTCCCCATCATCAAAAATACCCCTATTCAAGCTCCTACCTGGGTGTTTATGATGCAGGATTTTGGAGAAAATCAAATCGCCCCAGAAATTCCAGCACCTCCAATTGAGACTCCAGAATTATTTACAAATGCTTGGAAAAATTACGGTGCAGAATCGTTTCTCAACTATGGGAAACTTCCGGGTGAACGATTTATGATTAATTGGCCGATTCACGGAAATGATTATGATCAAAAATTAGATCGTTTAATCGGTTCCGAAACTGAACGGTTACAATTTTGGCAAGAAAGTTTTTGGCATAGTTTAAGTTTTGCCCGGTTTATTCAACAACAACTCGGACGACGTTATGGGTTAGCAACGGGAACTTTCCCCATAGAAAATCGACCTAATTTTAATACAAATCCAACTATTTTATCCGCTTTTGCTTTACATCCTTATTATCGAGAAAGCCGTCGAGTTCAAGGATTAACTACCATTCGAGAACAGGATATTTTACCGACTGACAAGGGTTATACGGCTTTATTACCCATCAATGAAAGGGGAGAATGTGAAGCGATCGCTATTGGAAATTATGCTAATGATCATCATTATACCACTTTTGAATGGCTTGTAAAACCTAAAAGTTTACGTTGGGGAGGACGTTGGACAGGAACTCCTTTTACTATTCCCTATCGAGCGTTAATTCCTATTAGTGTTGATAATTTATTCGTCTGTGAAAAAAATATTTCTGTTTCCCATATTGCTAACGGTGCGACTCGTTTACAACCTGTGGTATTAGGAATAGGACAGGCGACAGGAATGGCAGCAGCGTTATGTATTGAACAAGGAATAAAACCCCATGAATTATCGGTTAGAACGTTACAAAATGCTTTGCTAACTGATAGAATTGCTCCGCAAGCGGTGATTCCTTTATTTAATTTAACTCCCGATCACCCTGATTGGTTAAAGTGGCAATATTATTATTTAGATCACCCTGAATTATATCCGATTGATGCTAATTGTCCCGCATTTGGAATTTCTTCCTATCCTTCTCCGAATAGTCAGCCTTTTTCAGGTGTTTTTCAGCGTCAACAGGATCAAGATTATACCTTTACCCTAACTCAAGGAAAATTTACAGGTCAAACGGCAAAATTAGTCACGTTACACCCAGAAATTAACGAACAATTACAAAACCTTATTAGTCCCTCAACCTTAACGCTTTACGGACGATTCAATCTTTCAGGAAATTGGTTAATTGTAGAAACCTTGAATTCCATTCAAAACCCTTAAAAGCGGTTTTCTGAAAGTTAATTGATGTCAGTTTATTGATCAGACTGATTTCTAACTTTTACACCCGTTAAAAAAGGGTTAATACCCGGATTAAATCAGGAGAAGTCAAAAACGTTTTCCGACTAATCCTGATCTAAAGACTCAGGGTTTGTATACAGAAGTGGATAGACTTAAACGGACACTCTATTATGCAAACCTATACATCTTTAGTTTTATCAGTTTCTTTATTGATTGGTCTGACAACTAACGCTTTAGCTGTTAATCCTAGTGCCCATCAATTATCAGATATTCTAACTGACCAACAATTACTTTCCGCCCGCACCCGACTCAATGGCCCCTATGAACCCGACCGAGGTGGTGGACGTCGGGATTTCATGGATACGACCCATTCTAATGATGTGAATGCTCAACTTTAATTAAGGCTTAAAAATCAATAAAAACCACGCCATCAGAAGCCCGGTTTCTTGAAGAAATCGGGTTTCTATAATTGTTTAAAAAAAACTAAACCACTATAAAGATGAAAGGCATTATCCCAAAGACTTTCCGATTTACGAGGTACATCAATATAAGGGATAAGACGGCCTAGAAGTTGAGTATAATCTAAGGTGGTTTCTGCAAAAGGCGTAAATTCTGACCACAGTTGAGTCTGGGTTAAAGATTGATTTAACTGTTCAGTTAACAAATTCCAGTTAATGCGAGTGGTGTTTTGGCTTTGGGGAAGGGCTTGAGTTTCCTGAGAAAATTGACTAAAATCTATTCCGTCTTGAAAATTATAACTGTGATCACAAAATCTTAAAATACAACGTCGTTTTGGTAAATGTAAATCCAAAATTTGAGCATAATCTTGAGTCATTTCTTTATGCCGAAATCGATCTGATTTTCGACGACGTGGATCATAATCAAACATTTCTATAAATAACGGTAATACTCCTTCAACCCGTTGACTAACTTCTTGCCAACTAAACGTCAGAGAACCCAATTGATCCTGTTCATTTTGACAAATAATTGTCGGTTGTGGCGATAAAGATTGCAGGGATTGAACCCGAAATACATGAAGATTTTGAATCTCTGTTAAGGCGACCCAAAACACAGGAATTCCCGCCTCTAACATTTCTTGACCATAGACTTTTAATTCTCCCATTTCCCCTGTTTTATACAGTCGCCAACCCCGACTTTGTAGCTGCATTCGGGCGGTATAGGGATCGGTTTTTAACATTCGGGCAAGGGTTTTGGCGGCATTTTGCTTTTGTTCGGGGGCCAGAGGTTCTAAAATTAAAACACCGGGTTCAGTATTACTCGGATCAGCTTTAGCGTCAACAATGGCCTGTTGGCGTCGATTTTGTTCAATGGTTTCAATTCGTTGTAATCCCTGACGCGCCTGGGCAACGATTTTAGGGTTAGTGGCATCCTTCAATAATTTTCGATAAACCTTTTCCGCCGTTTCCAGTTTATCTGTGCCTTCATACCAACGCCCCGCATACAATTTTACCCAAGGATTTTGGGGTACTTGCTGTTGCAGTTGCTTTAAGAGTTTTGCGGCTTGGCGGTAGTCCTGACGGTCTAGGGCTTCTGCCACTTGTTCAAGTTCTATCATTGGTTTTACCCTATTGCCCTACTGTTATTGTGCCATTTTCTGAAAAACCCGGTTTCTTTGGCTTCCCCTGAACCTGAAATTAATGGATTGATTCAGAAACCGGGTTTTTGTTTTGATAATAAAATCACCTCCCCGTGATTAACAGGAAGGTGAAAAAATAAGGAGGGTTAAATCCGCTTATTTGGGGCAAACAGCAATATTATTGGCGTTGAGAACAATTGTTCCGGCTGGTTTTTGTTGAATTAAGATCGGGTTGCCTGTATCAGTTTTGATGAGTAAAGGACTTAAACCCAGACATCCTTGAATCGCTTCTCCCCATTCTTCGACTTTGCGGGTATATTCAGCCCGAATCCGGGGAACATCATCTAAGGTAATACCATTGGGGATGGGAGGTAAATTAGGGATAAACACCGTATCGGTAATCACCGCGTCACTGGTAATGCTTTTATCAACGCCTAATTCATAGATAATCGGATATTTGAATGCAGAAGGTAAGGTTCTATCCGGTAACGCTAAATCAGGTAAAGTTTCATAGATAGGGGGATCAACCCGTCCGGTATCGGGATCTTTGGGTTGATATTTATAGTCAAAGTCAGAGGGAACCACAGGTACCCCAATCGGATTTTGAGCCACAGCAGGTAATTGTGAACCTACTGCGATTAGGGCGCATAACCCACCAAGCAGTTTAGACTTCATTGTTTTCATCTCCTCAATCTCACCAGCGTGAATTATCTAACACCAAAGCAATCGCTTTTTGAGTTGGACTGGGTTTCTATCTTAGATCACTAAGATAGAGTTACTTGGCAACTCTATCAAATTTTACTCTCTATATCAAGGGAGATGGGGGACAAGCAGGCCACCTATGAACCCGGTGTTCGGGAAGAGGGGGCGGAGAATCAAGTACAATGAATAGAACAAAGGATTACCACATCAACGGGAACACAATATTCATGGATGGGTTTGAAGGTGTAACGATTCCCTTACCGCCAGAGGGATATAAATCGGGATTTATCGGGATTATTGGTCGTCCGAATGTCGGGAAATCAACCTTAATGAATCAGATGGTGGGTCAAAAAATCGCCATCACGTCCCCTGTTGCTCAAACGACACGCAACCGTTTGCGCGGAATTCTCACCACTCCCGACGCTCAAATTATTTTTGTTGATACCCCTGGAATTCATAAACCCCATCATCAATTGGGTAAGGTTTTAGTTCAAAATGCTAAATTAGCGATTCAGTCTGTTGATGTTTTATTATTTGTCGTTGATAGTTCGGTGGATGCGGGCGGAGGCGATCGCTATATTGTAGAATTACTTGAACACGTCCAGGTTCCGGTAATTCTGGGACTCAATAAACAAGATCAACAACCTTCCGATTATCAATATCTTGATCAAACCTATCAACAACTCGCCCAACCTTATCAATGGCCGATTGCTAAATTTTCTGCTTTAACCGGGGAAGGTGTTGATAATTTACAACGGTTATTAATTGATCGTTTAGAACCTGGCCCCTATTATTATCCCCCTGATTTAGTGACGGATCAACCTGAACGTTTCATTATTGGGGAATTGATTCGAGAACAAATTTTATACAATACCCGCGAAGAAGTCCCCCATTCTGTTGCGATTTCCGTTGACCGTGTGGAGGAAGATCCTAAAATTACTCGAATTTTAGCGACCATTCATGTTGAGCGACCTTCCCAAAAAGGAATTTTAATTGGTCATCAGGGAAGTATGCTTAAAACCATTGGAAGTGATGCGCGTCAACAAATTCAAAAGTTAATTGACGGAAAAGTCTATTTAGAATTGTTTGTGAAAGTTCAACCGAAATGGCGACAGTCCCGCAGTCAGTTAGCGGATTTAGGGTATCAAGTTGAACAATAATAAGGTGGGTCTGAAGAAAGTTGATTCGTATTTATACTTAAAATTTGAGCAATCTCAATGTATCTCAGGAGTGCAGCAGAAATTGACTCCGTATTTATACTGAGGAAAAACTGGGGATTTTCCGCGTTTTCTGGGTCATCAGGAAAGGAGAGAAGTGGGGACATGAGGCTGTCTTCAGGCTTGAGCGTGTCATTGATTTAGAGAACTTATCAAATCTAAAAGTAATTCAAACCATTACAGGGTAGGCGTTTTCCAGGTTTGGGGTTCATAATAAGCAAATACAAGCAACACAAAAACTATCGTTTCTGGAGACTTAGTAAAAATGAATACAGACGTAACCTACGGATTATTACTGGCTC
It encodes the following:
- a CDS encoding SLBB domain-containing protein → MAKILFSKPKLTLWGFFVTVAVIVGHSSTTQAQSPFSQAIQVPPSTGNFPVEDSQGYTLGPGDLLQLDIFNVPEYSGNNGQHQVGIDGSVNLPLIGNLVVKGLTLDQVTAIVQQRYGEYLQRPLLTVQLLAARPLQIAVTGEVQRPGSYMLSASTDAPWRVSTNNSLMATPEVQKMGGRLPTITRVLQMAGGITASADVRQVKIRRSLGNGGEKILNLDLWELVQTGDLRQDITLRDGDTIYIPTATEHNALESSQLVTANFASNNNQPINVAVVGAVNRPGTHTLRAEPIPQVSPEPGQLTEGVVSTASGGILTVTQALKVAGGITSQADIRNIQVRRLTRTGTEQHIQVDLWKLLQEGDVTQDAMLQQGDTIIVPTATTAETEENAEVAAASFSPDTLKISIVGEVVSPGAKSVAPNTSLNQALVEAGGFNESRANKKEVELIRLHPNGTVSRRPIPINLSAQVNEETNPKLRNNDVIVVGRSGGASFRDGLGTVLNSLSPINNFLGLFRFVNIF
- a CDS encoding FAD-dependent oxidoreductase — protein: MNQLQADVLVVGGGTGGTAAALQAARRGAKTILVSQWSMLGGMLTSGGVPAPDGNELVAFQTGIWGAFLRELNQRQPGGLDYAWVSFFTYHPKIGANILADWVKAEPNLLWISGQYPLEVVKQENSITEVRFQSYIIKAKIILDATELGDLLELAEIPYRWGWELQTQWQEPSAPLGEFPIIKNTPIQAPTWVFMMQDFGENQIAPEIPAPPIETPELFTNAWKNYGAESFLNYGKLPGERFMINWPIHGNDYDQKLDRLIGSETERLQFWQESFWHSLSFARFIQQQLGRRYGLATGTFPIENRPNFNTNPTILSAFALHPYYRESRRVQGLTTIREQDILPTDKGYTALLPINERGECEAIAIGNYANDHHYTTFEWLVKPKSLRWGGRWTGTPFTIPYRALIPISVDNLFVCEKNISVSHIANGATRLQPVVLGIGQATGMAAALCIEQGIKPHELSVRTLQNALLTDRIAPQAVIPLFNLTPDHPDWLKWQYYYLDHPELYPIDANCPAFGISSYPSPNSQPFSGVFQRQQDQDYTFTLTQGKFTGQTAKLVTLHPEINEQLQNLISPSTLTLYGRFNLSGNWLIVETLNSIQNP
- the patX gene encoding heterocyst-inhibiting protein PatX; translated protein: MQTYTSLVLSVSLLIGLTTNALAVNPSAHQLSDILTDQQLLSARTRLNGPYEPDRGGGRRDFMDTTHSNDVNAQL
- a CDS encoding tetratricopeptide repeat protein yields the protein MIELEQVAEALDRQDYRQAAKLLKQLQQQVPQNPWVKLYAGRWYEGTDKLETAEKVYRKLLKDATNPKIVAQARQGLQRIETIEQNRRQQAIVDAKADPSNTEPGVLILEPLAPEQKQNAAKTLARMLKTDPYTARMQLQSRGWRLYKTGEMGELKVYGQEMLEAGIPVFWVALTEIQNLHVFRVQSLQSLSPQPTIICQNEQDQLGSLTFSWQEVSQRVEGVLPLFIEMFDYDPRRRKSDRFRHKEMTQDYAQILDLHLPKRRCILRFCDHSYNFQDGIDFSQFSQETQALPQSQNTTRINWNLLTEQLNQSLTQTQLWSEFTPFAETTLDYTQLLGRLIPYIDVPRKSESLWDNAFHLYSGLVFFKQL
- the era gene encoding GTPase Era; amino-acid sequence: MDGFEGVTIPLPPEGYKSGFIGIIGRPNVGKSTLMNQMVGQKIAITSPVAQTTRNRLRGILTTPDAQIIFVDTPGIHKPHHQLGKVLVQNAKLAIQSVDVLLFVVDSSVDAGGGDRYIVELLEHVQVPVILGLNKQDQQPSDYQYLDQTYQQLAQPYQWPIAKFSALTGEGVDNLQRLLIDRLEPGPYYYPPDLVTDQPERFIIGELIREQILYNTREEVPHSVAISVDRVEEDPKITRILATIHVERPSQKGILIGHQGSMLKTIGSDARQQIQKLIDGKVYLELFVKVQPKWRQSRSQLADLGYQVEQ